Proteins found in one Mangifera indica cultivar Alphonso chromosome 15, CATAS_Mindica_2.1, whole genome shotgun sequence genomic segment:
- the LOC123197384 gene encoding uncharacterized protein LOC123197384, which translates to MARRLCSRLSNFSSFFGNHSLQKYPLQPSLRFYSLSLSAVSRSRNHTLGGLSFSFQVWRSYARGGRNHYDLFGGRKPGDKDFRKAWKKQMDEDECLWTGSEDESNSEKGQSRLEKEIKEVRRKAKEHSDLIDADDSDELYSVWSGSDEEKTLWTGSEEDDDNDIPTEPYPSEASDKYIDKLFEFDEKPKYRTISELLKAENEPEELSPGKQARKLAVENALKKLKKGPDGRYINVWEVMSDIDILIGAFENIVSGPEYEELRQGGPKKLNMEFFKDIQARMRDPNYKFSSEIKLKPKSKLVSRKKWQKAQSRRRKAQKR; encoded by the exons ATGGCGAGGAGGCTTTGTTCCCGCCTTTCCAACTTTTCGTCTTTCTTTGGAAACCATTCccttcaaaaataccctttgcAACCCTCTTTAAGATTttactctctttctctctcagcTGTTAGCAGGTCCAGGAATCATACCCTTGGTGGGTTGTCCTTTAGTTTTCAAG TGTGGCGGTCATATGCTCGAGGTGGACGTAACCATTATGATCTCTTTGGTGGTAGGAAACCCGGTGACAAGGACTTTAGGAAAGCCTGGAAGAAACAGATGGATGAAGATGAGTGTCTATGGACAGGAAGTGAAGATGAAAGCAATTCGGAGAAGGGTCAAAGTCGtcttgaaaaagaaatcaaGGAAGTAAGACGGAAGGCGAAGGAGCACTCAGACTTAATCGATGCTGATGACAGTGATGAATTGTATAGTGTTTGGTCAGGAAGTGACGAGGAGAAGACTCTGTGGACTGGCAGcgaagaagatgatgataatgatataCCAACTGAACCCTATCCAAGTGAAGCTAGTGATAAGTATATtgataaattgtttgaatttgatgagAAACCTAAATATCGAACCATCTCAGAGCTTTTGAAAGCTGAAAATGAGCCAGAAGAGCTGTCTCCTGGAAAGCAAGCTAGGAAGCTTGCAGTTGAGAATgcattgaaaaaattgaagaaggGGCCAGATGGGCGCTATATAAATGTCTGGGAAGTCATGAGTGATATAGATATACTTATAGGGGCATTTGAAAACATTGTCTCGGGACCAGAATATGAGGAGCTTAGACAGGGAGGGCCTAAGAAATTGAATATGGAGTTTTTCAAGGACATACAAGCGCGCATGAGAGATCCAAATTATAAGTTCTCATCTGAGATAAAATTGAAACCAAAGAGCAAACTGGTTTCAAGAAAGAAATGGCAGAAGGCACAATCAAGACGAAGGAAAGCACAAAAGCGCTGA